From one Solanum stenotomum isolate F172 chromosome 12, ASM1918654v1, whole genome shotgun sequence genomic stretch:
- the LOC125847458 gene encoding uncharacterized protein LOC125847458 has product MGCCNSRTKKALKIGCGITAILLIILLIVAITLYFTILKPKSPKVTTQSVTLETVRLEPFPAFHLNITIGLILTIHNRNYGSFKYDSSRAYVTYRGDPAAEAPIEADTIPARADHDLNTAVLIDSDGFSKNPNFLGDLFSGCLNFTSSTALHGKVTVWKVLKLKARTVSTCDISVFTKFQNATSVCKSKIKF; this is encoded by the coding sequence ATGGGATGCTGCAATTCAAGGACAAAGAAAGCCCTCAAAATAGGCTGCGGCATCACAGCAATTCTCTTAATTATTCTTCTTATCGTTGCCATTACTCTATATTTTACTATCCTTAAGCCAAAAAGTCCAAAAGTCACAACTCAGTCTGTCACATTAGAGACAGTAAGATTAGAGCCATTTCCGGCATTTCACCTCAACATAACAATTGGCCTAATCCTCACTATCCATAACAGGAATTATGGTAGCTTCAAGTATGACAGTAGCAGAGCTTATGTGACTTATCGCGGAGATCCAGCAGCAGAAGCACCAATTGAAGCAGACACCATTCCAGCAAGAGCAGATCATGATTTGAACACAGCTGTGCTAATTGATTCAGATGGTTTCTCTAAGAATCCTAATTTCTTAGGAGATCTATTCTCTGGTTGCTTGAATTTTACTTCGTCAACCGCTTTACATGGGAAGGTCACTGTATGGAAGGTCTTGAAGCTCAAAGCCAGAACAGTTAGCACCTGTGACATCTCAGTTTTCACCAAATTCCAGAATGCAACTTCTGTATGCAAATCCAAAATTAAGTTCTGa
- the LOC125849435 gene encoding adenylyl-sulfate kinase 3, which translates to MMTVVGNNALICRPQSESCCASMKLGVLKLPACNCKAKSLGFHITGTEVKTTFLPHVRKTETSRTVHINGKSASSHQPGYNSNDEISAIDFSGFSGKSIPLTSTNGNSTNIVWHKCSVEKSDRQELLQQRGCVIWITGLSGSGKSTVACALGRGLHARGKLTYILDGDNVRHGLNRDLSFAAEDRAENIRRIGEVAKLFVDAGVICIASLISPYREERDACRASLPEGDFIEVFMDVPLHVCEARDPKGLYKLARAGKIKGFTGIDDPYEPPLKSEIVLRQNQGLCNSPDDFADVVISYLDKNGYLKA; encoded by the exons ATGATGACTGTCGTCGGAAACAATGCGTTGATTTGTCGTCCTCAGTCGGAATCTTGCTGTGCGTCGATGAAGTTAGGGGTTTTGAAGCTACCGGCGTGTAATTGCAAAGCTAAATCACTGGGCTTCCACATTACCGGTACCGAGGTGAAAACCACCTTCTTACCGCATGTAAGGAAAACGGAGACTTCTAGAACCGTTCATATCAACGGAAAATCCGCAAGTTCTCATCAGCCAGGATACAATTCAAACGATGAAATCAGCGCAATCGATTTTTCTGGCTTTTCTG GTAAAAGTATACCCCTGACTTCTACAAATGGGAATTCAACAAACATTGTTTGGCACAAATGCTCTGTAGAGAAAAGTGACAGACAGGAGTTACTTCAGCAAAGGGGTTGTGTTATATGGATAACTGGTCTCAGTGGTTCAG GGAAGAGCACTGTGGCATGTGCTCTAGGTCGCGGTTTACATGCTAGAGGAAAACTCACTTATATTCTTGATGGTGATAATGTTCGCCATGGTCTAAATCGTGACCTTAGTTTTGCAGCTGAAGATCGGGCAGAAAATATTAGGCGGATCG GGGAAGTGGCAAAGCTTTTTGTGGATGCTGGAGTTATTTGCATTGCCAGTTTGATATCTCCCTACAGAGAGGAGCGAGATGCTTGCCGTGCTTCACTACCTGAAGGGGATTTCATTGAG GTGTTCATGGATGTTCCTCTACATGTATGTGAGGCAAGGGATCCTAAGGGATTGTATAAGCTAGCTCGAGCAGGAAAGATAAAAG GTTTTACTGGTATTGATGATCCTTATGAGCCACCGTTGAAATCAGAG ATAGTGTTGCGTCAGAACCAAGGGCTATGTAATTCTCCTGATGACTTTGCTGATGTAGTGATCTCATACTTGGACAAAAATGGATACCTGAAAGCTTAA
- the LOC125849364 gene encoding uncharacterized protein LOC125849364: MGGDRRRITSSSSSSSEEDGDADWRAAIDSVAATTTFGKTTAKVHSSATATNGESITHPFQEDEIDTIQPRKLKHYQIKGLKTLEDILDKTLDIVRDIDDASQEDTPSMNGGGVRLFRRAPPGIVFDHTDELQKPRKKPRIRPGKELEENSKEFKNQIKSIAVDGMDILAASKNACQKSLARLESREAAAKAAAKREEERVAALKKIRGERWLPAVARDMQSRLQRR, from the exons ATGGGTGGTGACCGGAGAAGAATCACGAgtagcagcagcagcagcagtgAAGAGGATGGAGATGCTGATTGGAGAGCCGCCATAGATTCTGTTGCTGCTACAACTACATTCGGCAAAACTACCGCCAAAGTTCATTCATCAGCCACTGCTACTAACGGAGAATCTATCACCCATCCATTCCAAGAAGATGAAATAGATACCATCCAACCCCGGAAGCTCAAACATTATCAAATAAAg GGCCTGAAGACTTTAGAAGACATTTTAGACAAGACTTTAGACATAGTGAGAGACATTGATGATGCTTCACAGGAAGATACACCCTCAATGAATGGAGGTGGAGTCCGGTTGTTTAGGCGTGCTCCACCTGGGATTGTGTTTGATCACACag ATGAACTCCAAAAACCCAGAAAGAAACCAAGAATTCGTCCTGGGAAGGAACTTGAGGAGAACTCAAAAGAG TTCAAAAACCAAATCAAGTCCATTGCTGTTGATGGGATGGATATTTTAGCTGCATCTAAAAATGCTTGCCAGAAATCATTGGCTAGACTAGAATCAAGAGAAGCAGCAGCTAAAGCAGCTGCCaaaagagaggaagaaagaGTTGcagcattaaaaaaaattagggggGAGAGATGGCTCCCTGCTGTGGCCAGAGATATGCAGTCAAGGCTTCAACGACGTTAA
- the LOC125849423 gene encoding BTB/POZ domain-containing protein At3g49900, with product MEAIRNWADLGIVDTIYEDDAEDSSTTSLSISPRISPSPSPPRSRVVSWSKVTGNETDVVIHVESSRFRLHKDPLAARSGFLKRKLKGLSELTLSPPLKITAETFSLIAEFCYDSHIVVTPFNVAALHTAAELLEMAEANNIAGGENLAQKTEAYFRRVIAVNREYASIVLRSCVPLLPECETTSSLLSRCIEALSLVDNGDSIMKCLSEVKELRPVEFQLIVMSMNRWLSGSHDQLYRVVDLYLKEYKGKITDEEKIIMCNYIDCSILSPQLLMHAVQNARMPLRFVVQAMFIEQLSTRRSILTSTAADNHDHHIDLLRSKNDVSLGAILERDAALRQVSQLKAAMNATSSRIQSLEQELSGMKKLLNESDQNAKNNLSHNSARSASFRLSSENKIDRGQIGSVSSASFRILTARDRAVMGSSNSSEVSYEENTKVEKINFSRRFMNGLKSAFRVSKKKTETKVENVKEAEDGKQQHGEVVVIKKDVPFSRQPRSLD from the exons ATGGAAGCCATCAGAAATTGGGCAGATTTAGGGATTGTTGATACTATTTATGAAGACGATGCTGAAGATTCCTCTACTACTTCTCTTTCGATCTCTCCACGAATCTCCCCATCTCCTTCACCTCCCCGCTCTAGGGTCGTCTCCTg GTCCAAAGTCACTGGAAATGAGACTGATGTAGTCATACATGTTGAGAGCTCACGTTTTCGCTTACACAAG GATCCGTTGGCAGCAAGGAGTGGATTTCTGAAAAGAAAGCTGAAGGGTTTGTCCGAATTAACCCTCTCTCCGCCGTTAAAGATAACGGCCGAAACATTCTCTTTGATCGCAGAGTTTTGTTATGACTCGCACATCGTCGTTACGCCGTTTAACGTCGCCGCACTTCATACGGCGGCGGAATTGCTAGAGATGGCGGAGGCTAATAACATTGCAGGTGGCGAAAACTTGGCTCAGAAAACGGAAGCATATTTCCGCCGTGTAATTGCCGTTAATCGTGAATATGCATCGATCGTGCTGCGTTCTTGTGTTCCTCTGCTCCCGGAGTGTGAAACGACATCGTCACTGTTGAGTAGATGTATTGAAGCGTTAAGTTTGGTAGACAACGGTGACAGCATTATGAAGTGCCTCAGCGAAGTTAAAGAGTTGCGGCCTGTGGAATTTCAGTTAATCGTGATGTCCATGAATCGGTGGTTGAGTGGAAGCCATGATCAGCTCTATAGAGTTGTTGACCTTTATCTAAAG GAATACAAGGGGAAGATAACAgatgaagaaaaaatcataatgtGCAATTACATCGACTGTAGCATCCTTTCGCCACAACTTCTCATGCATGCGGTCCAAAACGCCAGAATGCCATTAAGGTTTGTGGTCCAAGCCATGTTCATTGAGCAATTGAGCACCCGCCGCTCTATCCTAACGTCCACTGCTGCTGACAACCACGATCATCACATTGATCTTCTCCGAAGCAAAAACGATGTCAGTTTGGGTGCAATTCTAGAGCGAGACGCAGCACTTCGTCAAGTGTCACAGCTTAAGGCAGCTATGAACGCCACAAGCTCACGAATCCAGAGTTTAGAGCAAGAGTTGAGTGGCATGAAGAAACTTCTTAACGAATCAGATCAAAACGCGAAGAATAATTTGTCCCATAACTCTGCTCGCTCTGCTAGTTTTCGATTGAGTTCCGAGAATAAGATCGATAGAGGACAAATTGGATCAGTTTCATCAGCAAGCTTCCGGATACTTACCGCTAGAGATAGAGCGGTTATGGGATCGTCTAATTCATCAGAAGTATCTTACGAGGAAAATACGAAAGTGGAAAAGATAAATTTTAGTAGAAGGTTTATGAATGGATTGAAGAGCGCATTCCGAGTATCAAAGAAGAAAACAGAGACAAAGGTGGAAAATGTAAAAGAGGCCGAAGATGGTAAACAACAACATGGGGAGGTTGTGGTGATAAAGAAGGATGTGCCTTTTAGCAGGCAGCCTCGTTCTctagattaa